CCGGTTTCGAGCGGGACGGCGAAAAACTGGTTGGCGGCGCCGGAGACGAGCGCGCCGAGGGTGATGATCGCGAACCCGGCGCCGAGGACGCCGAGCGAGCGCTCGCCCGCCCGGCGGTAGGCCCGGTAGGCGATGACGGTGATCGCGCCGCCCAGCACCAGGACGACGGACTTGACGACGGCGATCGCGACCGA
The window above is part of the Halosimplex rubrum genome. Proteins encoded here:
- a CDS encoding DUF7521 family protein; the encoded protein is MNETSVAIAVVKSVVLVLGGAITVIAYRAYRRAGERSLGVLGAGFAIITLGALVSGAANQFFAVPLETGVLVNSVFLAVGLAVITYSLYMQG